The following coding sequences are from one Arachis hypogaea cultivar Tifrunner chromosome 7, arahy.Tifrunner.gnm2.J5K5, whole genome shotgun sequence window:
- the LOC112702701 gene encoding biogenesis of lysosome-related organelles complex 1 subunit 1: MYRASPQSQVPLSRAHSVSSSDAQRPNLNADPKGLQSSLQNLLTLHSHNSLILRHHTEKAKKEAIKKAERVSELLVEAVNGGVQDSFMYEKRIEQEIRALSATVAKFMKQTDQWLAATHALNTAVKEIGDFENWMKIMEYDCKSITAAIQNIHQD; encoded by the exons atgtaCCGAGCATCACCGCAGTCGCAGGTTCCGCTGTCGCGTGCACACTCTGTTTCCTCCTCCGACGCACAAAGACCCAACCTCAACGCTGATCCAAAGGGTCTCCAATCTTCTCTCCAAAACCTCCTCACCCTCCATAGCCACAACTCCCTCATCCTCCGCCACCACACTG AGAAAGCGAAGAAGGAGGCAATAAAGAAAGCTGAGAGAGTTTCTGAGCTGTTAGTGGAGGCTGTAAATGGTGGGGTGCAAGATTCTTTCATGTATGAGAAGCGAATAGAGCAAGAGATTCGAGCTCTTTCTGCCACTGTTGCTAAGTTCATGAAACAAACGGATCAGTGGCTTGCTGCAACTCATGCTCTCAACACTGCTGTTAAG GAAATTGGAGACTTCGAGAACTGGATGAAGATCATGGAATATGATTGTAAAAGTATCACTGCAGCTATACAGAATATTCACCAAGATTGA